The following proteins are encoded in a genomic region of Nitratireductor sp. GISD-1A_MAKvit:
- a CDS encoding PQQ-dependent sugar dehydrogenase: protein MKRPVFLTVLAAGLLAGPVMAGAKTFTTELVTVRAETLARGLENPWGLDFLPDGSALITERSGQLRLFSEDTLSDPISGLPDIAVFGQGGLLDVAVAPDFEETGAVFFSYSQPGPDGAGTAIARARLIRDGKKPRLDGVSTIFSMNGKSGAGQHFGSRLVFHPDGTLFFTIGDRGQSERAQDRADHAGSVLRINPDGSVPQDNPFADDTKAAPEIWSIGHRNPQGALYDPVTQSIWTVEHGARGGDEVNRPEAGKNYGWPVISYGVNYSGTKIGLGTEAPGYEQPEFYWDPSIAPSGAAVYQGAMFPEWDGDLLVAALKYHLVSRLKRDENGTITGEERLFRGAFGRIRDVSVAPDGALWLLTDKRRGELIRIHRAD, encoded by the coding sequence ATGAAACGCCCAGTTTTTCTCACCGTTCTTGCAGCGGGACTGCTCGCCGGGCCCGTGATGGCCGGTGCCAAAACCTTCACCACCGAGCTTGTCACTGTTCGGGCTGAAACGCTGGCCCGCGGCCTCGAAAACCCCTGGGGACTGGATTTCCTGCCCGACGGCAGTGCCCTGATTACAGAGCGATCCGGACAATTGCGTCTGTTCAGCGAAGACACGCTTTCCGACCCCATTTCCGGATTGCCAGATATAGCGGTTTTCGGACAGGGCGGGCTTCTGGACGTTGCCGTGGCACCGGATTTCGAAGAAACCGGAGCGGTGTTCTTCTCCTATTCGCAACCGGGACCGGATGGAGCGGGAACGGCAATTGCGAGAGCCAGACTGATCCGGGATGGCAAAAAGCCGCGGCTCGATGGCGTATCCACCATTTTCTCCATGAACGGGAAATCCGGCGCCGGTCAGCATTTTGGCTCACGCCTCGTGTTTCATCCGGATGGAACGCTGTTTTTCACAATCGGCGACCGCGGGCAGAGTGAACGCGCGCAGGATCGGGCGGATCACGCCGGCTCGGTTCTCAGGATAAATCCGGACGGGAGCGTGCCGCAGGACAACCCGTTCGCTGATGACACAAAGGCTGCCCCAGAGATCTGGTCCATCGGCCATCGAAACCCTCAGGGGGCCCTCTATGACCCGGTCACTCAGTCGATCTGGACCGTGGAACACGGTGCGCGCGGTGGCGACGAGGTGAATCGGCCAGAGGCCGGCAAGAATTATGGTTGGCCCGTCATCTCCTATGGCGTCAACTACAGTGGCACCAAGATCGGTCTGGGAACCGAGGCACCAGGTTATGAGCAACCGGAATTCTACTGGGATCCCTCCATTGCGCCGTCCGGCGCTGCCGTCTACCAGGGTGCAATGTTTCCGGAATGGGATGGAGATCTGCTGGTTGCCGCGTTAAAATATCATCTCGTTTCGAGGCTCAAGCGTGACGAAAACGGCACCATTACGGGAGAAGAGCGCCTGTTTCGCGGCGCTTTCGGGCGTATTCGGGATGTCAGTGTTGCACCGGACGGAGCGCTCTGGCTGCTGACGGACAAGCGAAGGGGTGAACTCATCCGCATTCACCGTGCTGATTGA
- the greA gene encoding transcription elongation factor GreA: MNKVPMTPAGAAALKKELGWRQQEERPRIIEAIAEARAHGDLSENAEYHAAKEAQSLNEGRIGELEDLIARAEVIDVSKLSGDTVKFGATVVLVDEDTEEEKTYQIVGDQEADVKAGRISISSPIARALIGKAVGDSIEVNAPGGARGYEVVEVRYG; this comes from the coding sequence ATGAACAAGGTCCCGATGACACCGGCCGGAGCCGCCGCGTTGAAGAAAGAGCTTGGCTGGCGCCAGCAGGAAGAGCGGCCACGCATCATTGAGGCGATCGCCGAGGCGCGAGCCCATGGCGACCTTTCGGAAAACGCCGAGTATCACGCCGCCAAGGAAGCACAGAGCCTCAATGAGGGGCGCATAGGCGAGCTGGAGGATCTGATCGCCCGCGCCGAGGTGATTGATGTCTCGAAACTTTCCGGCGACACCGTCAAGTTCGGAGCGACGGTGGTGCTGGTAGACGAAGACACCGAGGAAGAGAAAACCTATCAGATCGTCGGGGACCAGGAAGCCGATGTTAAGGCAGGGCGCATTTCCATCTCCTCGCCGATCGCGCGTGCGCTTATCGGAAAGGCCGTGGGTGATTCGATCGAGGTGAACGCTCCGGGCGGTGCGCGGGGCTATGAAGTGGTCGAAGTCCGCTACGGCTGA
- a CDS encoding glycosyltransferase family 4 protein: MMPERAGGHRLSVREVEVVAPNFKKRLSGVTSTIVQLVPRQAGSLRIATLGPGLPRELPALRWWQVPGLLLKPKSRPFRIWHARRNPEMLAGLVLRSVFRAPLRIVFTSASQREHTPWTRFLIRRMDRVIATSRKTARYLRVPNRVVMHGIDTVRFSPPESSAAGASAVGFPPEQHYVGCFGRIRHQKGTDLFVDAMIRLLPDRPNWSAIIAGQATQPHAAFEAELKEKLRAAGLAERVHFVGTRQDIPKWYRALSLFIAPQRWEGFGLTPLEAMATAVPVVATNVGAFGEILDGSKAGALVPVDDIEALISAAARYMDDDILRQAAASAALAHARSHFPLEGEARALNAIYEELWQEAAR; encoded by the coding sequence ATGATGCCCGAACGCGCAGGTGGTCACCGGCTCTCCGTCCGAGAGGTGGAGGTGGTGGCCCCGAACTTCAAGAAGCGGCTTTCGGGGGTGACGAGCACGATCGTTCAGCTGGTGCCGAGGCAGGCAGGCAGCCTGCGGATTGCAACGCTGGGGCCCGGTTTGCCCCGCGAGCTTCCCGCACTGCGCTGGTGGCAGGTGCCGGGGCTTCTCCTGAAGCCTAAGAGCCGCCCCTTTCGCATCTGGCATGCCAGGCGCAATCCAGAGATGCTGGCCGGCCTCGTGTTGCGAAGCGTGTTTCGGGCGCCGTTGCGGATTGTGTTCACTTCGGCATCACAACGCGAGCATACGCCGTGGACCCGCTTTCTCATTCGCAGGATGGACCGCGTCATAGCGACCAGCCGGAAGACAGCGCGCTATCTGCGCGTTCCAAACAGGGTGGTGATGCACGGGATTGATACCGTGCGTTTTTCACCGCCTGAGAGTTCGGCAGCCGGTGCGTCGGCGGTGGGCTTTCCTCCAGAGCAGCACTATGTGGGTTGTTTCGGACGGATCAGGCATCAGAAGGGAACGGATCTGTTTGTCGATGCGATGATCAGGCTGCTTCCCGACAGACCAAACTGGTCGGCGATCATCGCCGGTCAGGCCACCCAGCCGCACGCGGCATTTGAGGCAGAGCTCAAGGAAAAACTGCGCGCTGCCGGTCTTGCGGAGCGGGTTCATTTCGTGGGGACGAGGCAGGACATACCGAAATGGTACCGGGCCCTTTCACTCTTCATCGCGCCACAGCGGTGGGAGGGGTTCGGACTCACACCTCTTGAGGCAATGGCGACGGCAGTCCCCGTTGTTGCGACGAATGTGGGAGCTTTCGGGGAAATTCTGGATGGCAGCAAAGCTGGCGCGCTCGTTCCGGTCGATGACATCGAGGCCCTCATATCGGCGGCTGCACGCTACATGGATGATGATATCCTGCGCCAAGCGGCAGCCAGTGCGGCACTTGCCCACGCGCGGTCGCATTTTCCCCTCGAAGGTGAGGCAAGAGCGCTGAACGCGATTTACGAGGAACTTTGGCAAGAGGCCGCCCGGTGA
- a CDS encoding glycosyltransferase family 25 protein, whose amino-acid sequence MKIEGFIVHLQRAKARRVQVEHLLAATPVKTRVLDAVDGQAIANEELARYAGKALHEPAYPFVLRKSEIACFLSHRKAWRMIVEEGLDAGLIIEDDVALDAALFPRCLEMAERACKGKAYVQFRISRIRGNFRDVLRDDEIRLVAPDVTQLGTVAQLVTREAAAHLLDLTERFDRPVDTFLQMRWVTGIVPQCVVPSGVSDQSSEIGGSTISASGKTESSAGERLKREWNRFVYRRQVRKRSRDHLQAGMERF is encoded by the coding sequence GTGAAAATTGAAGGGTTTATCGTTCATCTGCAGCGGGCAAAGGCACGCCGGGTGCAGGTTGAACATCTCCTTGCGGCCACGCCGGTCAAGACCCGCGTTCTGGATGCTGTGGACGGGCAGGCTATCGCCAATGAAGAGCTTGCCAGATACGCGGGCAAGGCGTTGCATGAGCCCGCTTATCCCTTTGTGTTGCGCAAGTCCGAGATCGCCTGTTTTCTTTCGCATCGGAAGGCATGGCGCATGATCGTGGAGGAGGGGCTCGATGCGGGACTGATCATCGAAGACGATGTGGCGCTCGATGCGGCGCTTTTTCCACGCTGCCTGGAAATGGCGGAACGAGCCTGCAAGGGAAAAGCATATGTGCAGTTCCGCATAAGCCGGATTCGTGGCAACTTTCGCGATGTGCTACGTGACGATGAAATCAGACTTGTTGCCCCCGATGTGACGCAGCTTGGCACTGTGGCGCAGCTTGTAACACGCGAAGCGGCCGCGCACCTGCTTGACCTGACCGAACGTTTTGACAGGCCGGTGGACACATTTTTGCAAATGCGGTGGGTGACGGGCATCGTGCCACAATGTGTTGTACCGTCGGGCGTTAGCGACCAGTCGTCGGAAATCGGAGGGAGTACGATCAGTGCTTCCGGCAAAACCGAGAGTTCCGCGGGTGAGCGCCTGAAGCGCGAATGGAACCGTTTCGTATACAGACGCCAGGTGCGAAAAAGATCGCGCGACCACCTCCAGGCGGGAATGGAGCGCTTTTGA
- a CDS encoding glycosyltransferase family 25 protein yields the protein MRTLVINLERETDRLAHMRRVFGEQGLDFEVVKAVDATQLSQRELEAGRSGEPRFYELGAGEIACFLSHRKCWEIAAKHRDAYTIICEDDIFLGENASAVFGNADWVPTGTALVRIEACRPKSLIGNRPVAQVGGRQLFPLFKAFAGAGAYVISREIATEFLEDTKVFGDPVDQFLFNPERIEGRGLKFLQLNPAVAIQEYFLKPEEHRELGSALRSERRGKRRSGVAKLTREALRPFQQFSSFVSGVYNLHFSDRHWVRVPFL from the coding sequence TTGAGAACGCTTGTCATCAACCTCGAAAGGGAGACCGACCGGCTTGCGCATATGCGCAGGGTGTTTGGTGAACAGGGGCTTGATTTCGAGGTCGTGAAGGCCGTGGACGCGACACAGCTTTCCCAGCGGGAGCTTGAGGCCGGGCGTTCGGGAGAGCCCCGGTTTTACGAACTTGGCGCTGGAGAGATTGCCTGCTTCCTGTCTCACCGGAAATGCTGGGAGATCGCCGCCAAACACAGGGATGCTTATACGATTATCTGCGAAGACGATATTTTCCTTGGGGAGAATGCATCTGCGGTGTTTGGAAATGCGGACTGGGTCCCGACAGGCACCGCACTGGTTCGCATCGAGGCCTGTCGCCCCAAAAGCCTGATCGGAAACCGGCCGGTGGCCCAGGTTGGAGGCCGGCAATTGTTTCCTTTGTTCAAGGCTTTTGCGGGGGCAGGGGCGTATGTCATCAGTCGTGAAATCGCGACTGAATTCCTGGAGGATACGAAGGTCTTTGGTGACCCGGTTGATCAGTTTCTCTTCAATCCCGAACGTATCGAAGGCCGAGGACTGAAGTTTCTACAACTAAACCCCGCAGTGGCAATTCAGGAGTATTTTTTGAAACCGGAAGAACACCGTGAGCTTGGAAGTGCTCTGCGCTCAGAGCGGCGAGGCAAGCGGCGGTCGGGCGTTGCAAAGCTGACACGGGAAGCGCTTCGCCCATTCCAGCAGTTTTCTTCGTTTGTGTCTGGCGTTTACAATCTCCATTTTTCAGATCGTCACTGGGTGCGCGTTCCTTTTCTTTGA